One window of uncultured Campylobacter sp. genomic DNA carries:
- the ruvA gene encoding Holliday junction branch migration protein RuvA, translated as MIAAIEGIITRKEPTACVIKCSSGVSYALSLSLNTSAKLTQGRLTELACVQILREDADLLYGFLDESEKRMFETLIKLSGVGASTAMAVCSTLAPQDFARCVATGDAATLTSVPGIGLKTARRIIAELGDAKLMEFGPSETYKNEAASALQSLGFKRDKINQILAGCSSTNTSDLVKEALKKLA; from the coding sequence ATGATAGCAGCGATCGAAGGAATTATCACGCGCAAGGAGCCCACTGCTTGCGTTATTAAATGCTCTAGCGGCGTGAGCTACGCTCTTTCGTTGTCATTAAATACCTCCGCGAAGCTCACGCAGGGCAGGCTGACCGAGCTTGCGTGCGTACAAATTCTGCGCGAGGATGCCGATTTGCTGTACGGGTTTTTAGACGAGAGTGAAAAAAGGATGTTTGAAACCTTAATCAAGCTTAGCGGTGTAGGTGCAAGCACGGCGATGGCGGTTTGTTCGACGCTCGCTCCGCAGGATTTCGCACGTTGCGTAGCTACGGGGGACGCTGCGACGCTAACTTCAGTTCCGGGTATCGGCCTAAAGACCGCTAGACGGATCATTGCCGAACTGGGCGATGCGAAGCTAATGGAATTCGGTCCTAGCGAGACTTATAAAAATGAAGCAGCATCCGCGCTACAAAGCCTTGGATTTAAGCGCGATAAGATCAATCAAATCTTAGCAGGATGCAGCAGCACGAATACGTCAGATCTTGTCAAAGAGGCGTTAAAAAAATTAGCGTAG
- a CDS encoding DNA alkylation repair protein yields the protein MDLREDMLKRLRALSEEKFAQFSQRLIPAPQILGVRTPALRALARKSFAALGGTDEARRELQNYEPVFHEEFVLKGFFIMLLKQDEAKFALASNFIKTMPNWAVCDMFAPKFRDAAFADALLKQAKNGADEFERRFFYVYFMRNMDAISPEEFFEICAAESDERYYVQMGVAWAIAEMFIKQREITLAFLASKRAVKFIQNKAISKIRDSFRVSKADKEALLKYKI from the coding sequence ATGGATTTACGAGAAGATATGCTTAAGCGGCTTCGAGCGCTAAGCGAGGAGAAATTCGCGCAATTTTCGCAGCGCCTAATACCCGCGCCGCAGATTTTGGGCGTGCGCACTCCCGCACTGCGCGCACTTGCTCGCAAAAGCTTTGCCGCTTTGGGCGGCACGGATGAGGCGCGGCGCGAGCTGCAAAATTACGAGCCGGTTTTTCACGAGGAGTTTGTGCTAAAAGGCTTTTTCATAATGCTTTTGAAGCAGGATGAGGCGAAATTCGCTCTCGCGAGCAATTTTATCAAAACGATGCCTAATTGGGCGGTTTGTGATATGTTTGCTCCGAAATTCAGGGATGCCGCTTTTGCGGACGCGCTGCTAAAGCAGGCTAAAAACGGTGCGGACGAGTTTGAGCGGCGATTTTTCTACGTTTATTTTATGCGAAATATGGACGCGATCTCGCCCGAGGAATTTTTTGAAATTTGCGCCGCCGAAAGCGACGAGCGGTATTATGTGCAGATGGGCGTGGCGTGGGCGATAGCCGAGATGTTTATCAAACAGCGCGAGATCACGCTTGCGTTTTTGGCGAGCAAGCGGGCGGTTAAATTTATCCAAAACAAGGCGATATCGAAGATCCGCGATAGCTTTCGCGTAAGCAAAGCCGATAAGGAGGCGCTTTTGAAGTATAAAATTTAA
- a CDS encoding SDR family oxidoreductase, producing the protein MKRLEGKTAVITGGSDGIGLGIAKCFAEEGANLILLGRSEEKLKIAQENLGGYGVKAYAVEADLAQSKTIKEICEHILAQSPKIDILVNNAGLGKFVPFEATDEALLDVHLNLNVKAPYLLTQGLLSALAASKGCVINISSYFANRMLVGRTTTAYSITKGALNSFTKSLAFEVGKLGIRVNAIAPGSVLTPQFERNLSALSPQGREAFEQMVKNIYPLGKIGSAQDIGDTAVFLASDAAKWVSGAIFAIDGGLTTN; encoded by the coding sequence ATGAAACGATTAGAGGGCAAAACAGCCGTAATCACTGGCGGAAGCGACGGAATAGGGCTTGGCATCGCAAAGTGTTTCGCCGAAGAGGGCGCAAATTTGATCCTGCTCGGCAGAAGCGAGGAGAAATTAAAAATCGCACAGGAGAACCTAGGCGGTTACGGCGTGAAAGCTTACGCGGTAGAGGCAGATTTGGCGCAAAGCAAAACGATAAAAGAAATTTGCGAGCACATTTTAGCGCAATCTCCTAAGATAGATATCCTTGTAAATAACGCCGGGTTGGGAAAATTCGTACCGTTTGAGGCGACCGACGAAGCGCTGCTGGACGTTCATCTAAACCTAAACGTCAAAGCGCCATATCTGCTTACTCAGGGGCTTTTGAGCGCGCTTGCGGCTAGCAAGGGTTGCGTGATCAATATCTCGTCGTATTTCGCGAACCGAATGCTCGTAGGGCGTACCACGACGGCGTATTCGATCACTAAAGGCGCGCTAAATTCTTTCACTAAATCGCTTGCCTTCGAGGTCGGCAAACTCGGCATTCGCGTTAATGCCATAGCGCCCGGAAGCGTGCTTACGCCGCAGTTTGAGCGAAATTTAAGCGCGCTTAGCCCGCAGGGGCGCGAAGCGTTTGAACAGATGGTAAAAAATATCTATCCGCTCGGCAAAATCGGCAGCGCGCAGGACATCGGCGATACGGCGGTGTTTTTGGCGTCAGATGCGGCGAAATGGGTCAGCGGCGCGATATTTGCGATAGACGGCGGACTTACGACGAATTAG
- a CDS encoding D-alanine--D-alanine ligase, with product MKFGIVFGAQSYEHEVSIISAIAVKNALKGWDLEFVFCDKNRKFYRIEDKNMRAAYFKQGGYVKAKELSIGAGGFFESGMFSKSMLEVGTYINLIHGCDGEDGKMAALFEFFGIPYIGPRIEASVLSYNKILTKHLAVIANVKTLPYEIVNRTSLPNFNFPIIVKPAHLGSSIGISIAKNESEFSYALDQAFELDDSAIVEPYWENVKEFNLAGAKIDGKIVFSNIEEPKKEGYLNFDRKYLDFSRSGAIEPARPGALLEGKMKDAFTRLYNAGSFDGALIRCDFFEKEGEIYLNEINPNPGSLANYLFDDFSEVLAALASSLPPMRQIPISYELITKITANK from the coding sequence ATGAAATTTGGCATAGTTTTTGGAGCTCAAAGCTACGAGCACGAAGTAAGTATCATCTCGGCAATTGCCGTTAAAAACGCCCTAAAAGGCTGGGACTTGGAGTTTGTATTTTGCGATAAAAATCGTAAATTTTACCGCATCGAGGATAAGAATATGCGCGCGGCATATTTTAAACAGGGCGGCTATGTTAAAGCAAAAGAGCTTAGCATCGGTGCGGGCGGATTTTTTGAGAGTGGAATGTTTAGCAAAAGCATGCTAGAAGTCGGCACATATATCAATCTAATCCATGGCTGCGACGGCGAGGATGGCAAAATGGCGGCGCTATTTGAGTTTTTTGGCATCCCTTATATCGGACCTCGCATCGAAGCTAGTGTGCTAAGCTATAATAAAATTTTAACCAAGCACCTAGCCGTAATCGCAAATGTAAAAACTCTGCCGTATGAGATCGTAAATCGTACCAGCCTGCCTAATTTTAATTTTCCGATCATCGTTAAGCCCGCTCATTTGGGCTCTAGCATCGGAATTTCGATAGCCAAGAACGAAAGCGAGTTTAGCTACGCGCTGGATCAGGCTTTTGAGCTGGACGACAGCGCGATCGTAGAGCCGTACTGGGAAAACGTAAAGGAATTCAATCTCGCAGGCGCTAAAATAGACGGCAAAATCGTATTTTCGAATATCGAAGAGCCAAAAAAAGAGGGCTATTTAAATTTCGATCGTAAATATTTGGATTTTTCGCGCAGTGGCGCGATCGAGCCCGCTCGTCCTGGCGCTTTGCTAGAGGGCAAGATGAAAGACGCCTTTACGCGGCTTTATAACGCAGGATCATTCGATGGCGCGCTCATTCGCTGCGATTTTTTTGAGAAAGAGGGCGAAATTTATCTAAACGAGATAAATCCAAATCCGGGCAGCCTCGCAAACTATCTATTTGATGATTTCTCCGAGGTTTTAGCAGCTCTTGCTTCATCGCTGCCGCCGATGAGGCAGATCCCTATAAGCTACGAGCTGATCACTAAAATCACCGCTAATAAGTAG
- a CDS encoding ATP-binding cassette domain-containing protein: MSEQVQSGESAKIIVARDVTTAYGSRVMHDSVSFSVKKGEIYGFLGGSGSGKTTLMKTLIFLKRPQSGEIKIFGRDIWRASEAGQNEIRLKCGVMFQFGALYSSMSVLENVGVLLREYSKFSEREIDELSMFWIQKVGLKKEAAALSPNELSGGMKKRVALARALALSPEILFLDEPNSGLDPLSARALDRLVCELRDSLGVTVVMVTHDVDSIFDILDRFLIVDNQKIAFEGSIEEISSLENNPLEELFKMRQRD, encoded by the coding sequence ATGAGCGAGCAAGTGCAATCCGGCGAAAGCGCTAAAATTATAGTCGCGCGCGATGTTACTACCGCGTACGGATCGCGCGTTATGCACGATAGCGTGAGCTTTAGCGTCAAAAAGGGCGAAATTTACGGCTTTTTAGGTGGCAGCGGCAGCGGCAAAACGACGTTAATGAAAACCCTCATATTTTTAAAACGTCCGCAAAGCGGCGAGATTAAAATTTTCGGGCGCGATATTTGGCGCGCGAGCGAAGCAGGGCAAAACGAGATCCGCCTAAAATGCGGCGTGATGTTTCAGTTTGGCGCGCTTTACAGCTCGATGAGCGTGCTCGAAAACGTAGGCGTGCTGCTTCGCGAATACTCTAAATTTAGCGAGCGCGAGATAGATGAGCTATCGATGTTTTGGATCCAAAAGGTGGGGCTTAAGAAGGAGGCTGCTGCGCTTAGCCCAAACGAGCTTAGCGGTGGTATGAAAAAGCGCGTGGCGCTGGCTCGCGCGCTAGCACTTAGCCCTGAAATTTTATTTTTGGACGAGCCAAACTCGGGGCTTGATCCACTTAGCGCCAGAGCCCTTGATAGGCTTGTTTGCGAGCTTAGAGACAGCCTCGGCGTCACGGTCGTGATGGTGACGCACGACGTGGATAGTATCTTTGACATTTTAGATCGGTTTTTGATTGTGGATAATCAAAAAATCGCTTTTGAAGGAAGCATCGAGGAGATTTCAAGCCTAGAGAACAACCCGCTTGAAGAGCTATTTAAGATGCGACAAAGGGATTGA
- a CDS encoding type II toxin-antitoxin system Phd/YefM family antitoxin produces the protein MINQDEIYTATEIVRNFSTVLNKIKNQEIKKALIVKNNKFEAVMISMSEFERLEKAVELLKAVYAKRSGGGE, from the coding sequence ATGATAAATCAAGACGAAATTTACACCGCTACCGAGATCGTGCGCAACTTCAGTACCGTTTTAAACAAGATTAAAAACCAAGAGATCAAAAAAGCCCTGATCGTCAAAAACAACAAATTCGAAGCCGTAATGATTAGTATGAGCGAGTTTGAGCGGCTCGAAAAGGCGGTTGAGTTACTCAAAGCCGTTTACGCCAAAAGGAGCGGCGGTGGCGAGTAA
- a CDS encoding ABC transporter permease, with protein sequence MRNLAFSLESSGGKNTLSLRGQWNYKSSRSQLLALKKAVKNLNELELSLSEISNLDYFMALMIKNALAGKRVSLVEDSCKAARILSFMDDKTIDFSYVPESRRLNFLAQIGLYCHLGILGLLSLAGFLGEFFSKLVAFVIHPMKFRFKETVNFIKDSGIDALFIVSLTAFLIGIVLAYIGSDMLSKFGASIYIIDIMGALTLREVAPLIAAIVIAGRSASSFTAQIGVMKITEEIDAMRTMGFDPFYFLAMPRIIAMVLIMPLVIFIADSVSIFAQMIVCDAYLDIAFSDYLDRFKASVELRHFLVGIIKAPFFGAFIAIIGCMRGFEVRGNTQSIGEYTTISVVNAIFWVIAIDAVFAVLFSEIGL encoded by the coding sequence TTGCGGAATTTAGCCTTTTCGCTCGAAAGCTCGGGCGGGAAAAACACCTTATCGCTACGCGGGCAGTGGAACTACAAAAGCTCGCGATCGCAGCTGCTTGCACTAAAAAAAGCGGTAAAAAATCTAAACGAGCTGGAGCTAAGCTTAAGCGAAATTTCAAATTTAGACTATTTCATGGCGCTAATGATCAAAAACGCCCTTGCCGGCAAGCGGGTTAGCCTTGTGGAGGATAGCTGCAAAGCTGCTAGAATTCTAAGCTTTATGGATGATAAAACGATCGATTTTAGCTATGTACCTGAATCTCGCAGGCTAAATTTTTTAGCGCAGATCGGACTTTATTGTCATCTTGGAATTTTAGGCTTGCTAAGCCTTGCTGGCTTTTTGGGCGAGTTTTTCTCCAAACTCGTGGCTTTTGTAATTCATCCGATGAAATTCCGCTTCAAAGAAACCGTAAATTTCATCAAAGATAGCGGCATAGACGCGCTTTTTATAGTCTCATTGACGGCATTTTTGATCGGTATCGTGCTTGCTTACATAGGCTCGGATATGCTTTCTAAATTTGGCGCCAGCATCTATATTATCGACATAATGGGCGCTTTGACGCTCCGTGAAGTAGCGCCTCTAATCGCTGCTATTGTTATCGCAGGTCGTTCGGCTTCGAGTTTTACGGCGCAGATCGGCGTGATGAAGATCACCGAAGAGATCGATGCGATGAGGACGATGGGCTTTGATCCGTTTTATTTTCTTGCGATGCCGCGCATTATCGCGATGGTACTAATCATGCCGCTAGTCATTTTTATCGCAGATTCGGTAAGTATTTTTGCTCAGATGATAGTGTGCGACGCGTATTTAGATATAGCCTTTAGCGATTATTTGGATAGATTTAAGGCTTCTGTAGAGCTTAGGCATTTTTTAGTAGGTATAATTAAAGCGCCATTTTTCGGGGCATTCATTGCTATCATCGGCTGCATGCGGGGTTTTGAGGTCAGAGGAAATACCCAAAGCATCGGCGAATACACCACCATTAGCGTCGTAAACGCGATATTTTGGGTTATCGCGATCGACGCGGTATTCGCGGTTCTGTTTTCGGAGATCGGGCTATGA
- a CDS encoding alpha/beta fold hydrolase, whose protein sequence is MASKELVCGGESYKISYEISNLQREQYILILHGWGANKALMSRIFADKFRRYALVCVDLPGFGASSQPARALGSKDYAEIMRAFIAAFGKQPAAIMGHSFGGKIAALLAPRNLILLSSAGIIEPKPFAVRAKIVIFKILKRFGLAGLWRAFASKDAAGMSKAMYETLKNVVNEDFRDIFSALSSQNALIFWGKDDRATSLKSGELIHSLVKNSKFYPLAGDHFFFLQSADFIGEQIEKELGGS, encoded by the coding sequence GTGGCGAGTAAGGAGCTCGTCTGCGGCGGCGAAAGCTACAAAATCAGCTACGAAATTTCAAATCTGCAGCGTGAGCAATACATCCTGATTCTGCACGGCTGGGGCGCAAACAAGGCGCTTATGTCTCGGATTTTTGCGGACAAGTTCCGCCGTTATGCGTTAGTGTGCGTCGATCTGCCTGGATTCGGCGCCAGCTCGCAGCCCGCGCGCGCCCTTGGCAGCAAGGATTACGCAGAGATTATGCGCGCCTTTATCGCAGCCTTCGGCAAGCAGCCCGCAGCGATCATGGGGCACAGCTTCGGCGGCAAGATCGCTGCATTGCTAGCTCCGCGCAATCTCATACTGCTAAGCAGCGCTGGTATCATCGAACCCAAGCCCTTTGCCGTGCGCGCCAAAATCGTGATTTTTAAAATTTTAAAAAGATTTGGACTGGCGGGGCTTTGGCGCGCGTTTGCGAGCAAGGACGCCGCAGGTATGAGCAAGGCGATGTATGAGACGCTAAAAAACGTCGTAAATGAGGACTTCCGCGATATCTTTTCCGCGCTAAGCTCGCAAAATGCGCTCATCTTTTGGGGCAAGGACGATCGCGCCACTAGCCTAAAAAGCGGCGAGCTGATCCACTCGCTCGTCAAAAATAGCAAATTTTATCCGCTGGCAGGGGATCACTTTTTCTTTTTGCAAAGCGCGGATTTTATCGGCGAACAGATCGAAAAGGAGCTTGGCGGCAGCTAA
- a CDS encoding pyridoxamine 5'-phosphate oxidase family protein encodes MFSKEFLEILNYECAVGIATCAQGEAHISNTWNRYLVIKGDRILIPAAGMKKTQSNVEANPNVELSIATKELAGRFGAGRGFVVKGTARFIDSGAEFEETKAKFPFATRLLEITASSVKQVL; translated from the coding sequence ATGTTTAGCAAGGAATTTTTGGAGATTTTGAATTATGAATGCGCCGTGGGTATCGCTACCTGCGCGCAGGGCGAGGCTCATATCAGCAATACGTGGAACAGATATCTCGTCATTAAGGGTGATCGCATCCTCATCCCCGCTGCGGGTATGAAAAAGACGCAAAGCAACGTGGAGGCAAATCCAAACGTCGAGCTTAGCATCGCTACAAAGGAGCTAGCAGGCAGGTTCGGAGCGGGGCGTGGCTTTGTAGTGAAGGGCACAGCGCGTTTTATTGATAGCGGTGCGGAGTTTGAAGAAACGAAGGCGAAATTTCCGTTTGCTACGAGGCTGCTTGAAATCACGGCTAGCAGCGTAAAACAGGTGCTGTAA
- a CDS encoding BON domain-containing protein: protein MRVLFLAILAVFLLSCAALFSSCAAPLAPAGNALSVYDIYSVARDRRSVSEIASDKLIQTKIQSKILFTKGLSSWDLEVECFYGEVYLIGLLDSEAMREPLLALARQTEGVRRVHTYLRVKKPEYPCNSFEIFTNLKKNLFSDTDVSGTAVRVAIVGCDVVFSGVVSDIEHEKHAIWYATHAPGVQDVYSFLRVVKE from the coding sequence TTGAGAGTTTTGTTTCTAGCGATTTTAGCGGTGTTTTTGCTCTCTTGCGCGGCGCTATTTAGCTCGTGCGCGGCTCCGCTGGCGCCCGCTGGCAACGCGCTTAGCGTATACGACATCTACTCCGTAGCGCGCGACCGCCGCAGCGTCAGCGAGATCGCTAGCGACAAGCTCATCCAGACTAAAATTCAAAGCAAAATTCTATTTACCAAAGGCCTTAGCAGCTGGGATCTGGAGGTCGAGTGCTTCTACGGCGAGGTCTATCTCATCGGGCTACTGGATAGCGAAGCGATGCGCGAGCCGCTGCTTGCTTTAGCTAGACAAACCGAAGGCGTGCGGCGCGTGCATACCTATCTGCGCGTCAAAAAGCCCGAATATCCGTGCAATTCGTTTGAAATTTTTACAAATTTAAAGAAAAATCTCTTTTCCGATACCGACGTTTCGGGCACTGCGGTGCGTGTGGCGATCGTAGGCTGCGACGTGGTATTTAGCGGCGTGGTGAGCGACATCGAGCACGAAAAGCACGCGATCTGGTACGCGACGCACGCGCCTGGGGTACAGGACGTGTATTCCTTTCTGCGCGTGGTGAAGGAGTAG
- a CDS encoding MlaD family protein yields MENRTSYTIVGAFVMICIAALTAFMWWMLTKTDRSESYRSYYIHTKELPVGIKENSEVKFIGVNAGIIKSIDFADIENAIIEIEISVKSKLPISQDSVAKVESQGISGIAFINITKGSGKLFPPNDKKPIIALDKTLLDKIGSKAEVITDSVSEMIFKINGLLSKQNTDKVDRILSSMDKFSAELSDEKKFQSLDALLANVNTLIANLNEREKELDALLDNLNAFAVSAANLSNSLDKTAGIITKRIDRGEYNLKAILDPTLEEAKNTLGELKKSLREFQGAMFRLEDNPYDFFFKDTSKSADRDDKKE; encoded by the coding sequence TTGGAAAATAGAACTTCATACACGATAGTAGGCGCATTTGTTATGATCTGCATCGCGGCTCTTACGGCGTTTATGTGGTGGATGCTTACTAAGACCGACCGCAGCGAGAGCTACCGCTCCTACTATATCCACACAAAAGAGCTTCCCGTAGGCATTAAGGAGAATTCCGAAGTTAAATTTATCGGCGTAAATGCGGGCATCATAAAAAGTATCGACTTTGCCGATATCGAAAATGCGATCATCGAGATTGAAATTTCGGTAAAAAGCAAACTGCCGATCTCGCAAGATAGCGTCGCTAAGGTAGAATCTCAAGGCATCAGCGGAATTGCGTTTATAAATATCACGAAAGGAAGTGGCAAGCTTTTCCCGCCGAATGATAAAAAGCCGATAATTGCGCTGGATAAAACGCTTCTTGATAAAATCGGCTCTAAAGCTGAAGTCATCACCGATAGCGTGAGCGAGATGATCTTTAAGATTAATGGGCTGTTGTCTAAGCAAAATACCGATAAAGTGGATAGAATCCTATCTTCGATGGATAAATTTAGCGCCGAGCTAAGTGATGAGAAAAAATTCCAAAGCCTAGACGCGCTGCTTGCTAATGTAAATACTCTCATAGCGAATTTAAACGAGCGCGAGAAGGAGCTAGACGCGCTGCTAGATAATCTAAACGCTTTTGCCGTGAGTGCTGCCAATCTATCGAATTCACTGGACAAAACCGCAGGTATCATCACTAAGCGTATCGATCGCGGCGAGTATAATCTAAAAGCGATCTTGGATCCTACGCTTGAGGAGGCAAAAAACACTCTTGGTGAGCTAAAAAAATCGCTTAGAGAATTCCAAGGTGCAATGTTTAGACTAGAGGACAATCCTTACGATTTCTTTTTTAAAGACACTTCTAAAAGCGCGGATCGCGACGATAAAAAGGAATAA
- a CDS encoding Mur ligase family protein has product MNIIFLIAHAAFVLLLGFYLITCLQWFSYKPARIIFHFTKPVWHLYFLILPLAAYFGCEIAASLCAAKFGAECLYALHAAKILIVAAYALALYFWQRRLDKKLVFTPRVKRFFAILALCAFGFSAAFYAAGGPILPIFLPLGAGLTASFAYERAQAAKFKADARKKLASMPSLTIIQITASYGKTSIKNFLYQILKNDFRCYKTPRSVNTLAGLVRDVNEALPADTQIYIAEAGARLSGDIAEITEFLAPQIVVVGEIGAQHIEYFKSIENIRKTKLEALTSARLKHAFLHSSTQKSADERVTIYDEGLEICGADLDGIKFSLGLSENEPLASGENSTLHADTSAAGGEGQGGLSLDASSAACAKKDKNSKNYGVDFDEANSVSCAEQSEQEFYEQTARAASDDKICNVKEWGVQEASNEHKISNGQRELCERHEFFAPILGKFNAANLAACIKIARFLGLSTDKIKSRVAHVGAVEHRLARLDAGGKIIIDDSFNGNLSGMLQSYELMRSYGGRKVIITPGIVESTREDNETLGAKIDEIFDLAIITGELNSEVLQSRIDPAKTIVLKDKRDLQRVLSENTHSGDLILFSNDAPSFI; this is encoded by the coding sequence ATGAATATAATATTTTTGATCGCGCACGCGGCATTCGTCCTACTGCTGGGCTTTTATCTGATCACCTGCCTGCAGTGGTTTTCGTACAAGCCCGCGCGCATCATCTTTCACTTCACCAAACCCGTGTGGCACCTTTATTTTTTGATTTTGCCGCTAGCGGCGTATTTTGGCTGCGAGATCGCGGCGAGCCTCTGTGCGGCTAAATTCGGCGCCGAGTGCCTTTATGCCTTGCACGCCGCTAAAATTCTAATCGTCGCGGCCTATGCGCTAGCGCTTTATTTTTGGCAAAGAAGGCTTGATAAAAAGCTTGTCTTTACGCCGCGCGTGAAGCGATTTTTTGCGATTTTGGCGCTCTGCGCGTTTGGCTTTAGCGCCGCGTTTTATGCCGCGGGAGGCCCGATTTTGCCGATCTTTTTACCGCTTGGTGCGGGCCTTACGGCGAGCTTTGCTTACGAGCGGGCGCAGGCTGCGAAATTTAAGGCCGACGCACGCAAAAAATTGGCCTCGATGCCCTCCCTTACGATCATTCAGATCACCGCAAGCTACGGCAAGACGAGCATTAAAAACTTCTTGTATCAAATTTTAAAAAACGACTTTCGCTGCTATAAGACGCCGCGTTCGGTAAACACGCTAGCAGGGCTAGTGCGCGACGTAAACGAGGCGCTACCCGCAGATACGCAGATATACATCGCCGAAGCAGGCGCCAGGCTAAGCGGCGATATCGCCGAGATCACCGAGTTTTTGGCGCCGCAGATCGTCGTCGTGGGCGAGATCGGCGCGCAACACATCGAGTATTTCAAAAGCATCGAAAACATCCGTAAAACAAAGCTGGAAGCGCTAACAAGCGCGCGGCTAAAGCATGCGTTTTTGCACAGCTCCACGCAAAAAAGCGCGGACGAGCGCGTCACGATCTACGACGAGGGGCTGGAAATTTGCGGCGCAGATCTGGACGGAATAAAATTTAGCCTTGGCTTGAGCGAGAATGAGCCCCTCGCAAGCGGAGAGAATTCCACGCTGCATGCAGACACATCCGCCGCAGGTGGCGAAGGGCAGGGCGGTTTAAGCCTAGATGCAAGCAGTGCGGCATGCGCGAAAAAAGACAAAAATTCTAAAAATTACGGCGTCGATTTTGACGAAGCAAATTCCGTATCCTGCGCCGAACAAAGCGAGCAAGAATTTTACGAACAAACCGCCCGTGCCGCTAGCGACGATAAAATTTGTAACGTCAAAGAGTGGGGCGTGCAAGAGGCTTCAAACGAGCATAAAATTTCAAACGGGCAGAGAGAGCTATGCGAGAGACATGAGTTTTTCGCGCCGATTTTGGGTAAATTCAACGCTGCAAATCTCGCCGCATGCATAAAGATAGCGCGATTTTTAGGGCTTAGCACTGATAAGATCAAAAGCCGCGTCGCACACGTCGGCGCCGTCGAGCACCGCCTCGCGCGGCTCGATGCGGGCGGCAAGATCATCATCGACGATAGCTTCAACGGCAATCTAAGCGGCATGCTGCAAAGCTACGAGCTGATGCGAAGCTACGGCGGGCGCAAGGTCATCATCACGCCGGGCATCGTCGAGAGCACGCGCGAGGACAACGAGACGTTAGGCGCTAAGATCGATGAAATTTTTGATCTCGCGATCATTACGGGCGAACTAAATTCCGAGGTGCTGCAAAGCAGGATCGACCCCGCAAAGACTATCGTTTTGAAAGACAAGCGCGATTTGCAGCGGGTTTTGAGCGAAAATACGCACAGCGGCGATCTGATTTTGTTTTCAAACGACGCGCCGAGCTTCATTTAA